One stretch of Methanobrevibacter ruminantium DNA includes these proteins:
- a CDS encoding cobyrinate a,c-diamide synthase: MNRILISGTNSNCGKTTITMALLAAFQNRGLEIASFKSGPDYIDPMFHRKVFNVETHNLDPYFSTEQMLCDQFIRNCGKDLSIIEGAMGFYDGIGVEGRASAWEVAKSIKAPAVLIIDAKGMSNSAAAIIKGFKEFKEESMVEGVIFNGISPMLYPLLRDIVEKEGIKAYGFLPRKEKYSIGSRNLGLITADEIEDIKEKINGLRELAEKYIDLDGLFELAKSAPILEASEDYKELIESSAKIDSDKKTRIAVSRDNAFCFMYKENIEILEDLGCEVVFFSPLEDGELPKDISGLYLCGGYPELYAGELSKNRKLCDEIKDIIEKGIPTIAECGGFMYLHDSIENVPMVGFIKGNCIKTDKLQRFGYIEITALEDNLLCKKDDRIRVHEFHYYDSENCGEKFMAKKASNGLEYLCCHGSDSLYAGFPHIYLPANPDFAKSFVKNARNWKG, from the coding sequence GTGAATAGAATATTGATTTCAGGAACCAACAGTAACTGTGGTAAGACAACCATCACTATGGCTTTGCTTGCTGCATTCCAAAACAGAGGTTTGGAAATCGCTTCCTTTAAGTCAGGTCCTGATTATATTGACCCAATGTTTCATCGTAAGGTCTTTAATGTAGAGACCCATAATTTGGATCCTTACTTTTCAACTGAGCAAATGTTATGCGACCAATTCATTCGAAATTGCGGTAAGGACTTAAGCATAATCGAGGGTGCTATGGGCTTTTATGACGGAATCGGTGTTGAAGGCAGAGCAAGTGCTTGGGAAGTTGCTAAATCCATTAAAGCTCCTGCAGTACTTATTATTGATGCTAAAGGAATGAGCAATTCTGCAGCAGCAATCATAAAAGGTTTCAAGGAATTCAAGGAAGAAAGCATGGTTGAAGGTGTAATTTTCAATGGAATTTCCCCTATGTTGTATCCACTTTTAAGGGATATTGTTGAAAAAGAAGGCATTAAGGCTTATGGTTTCTTGCCTAGAAAGGAAAAATATTCTATTGGAAGCAGAAACTTAGGATTGATTACTGCAGATGAAATTGAAGACATTAAAGAGAAAATAAATGGTCTTAGGGAATTGGCAGAAAAATACATTGATTTGGATGGATTGTTTGAATTGGCTAAATCCGCCCCAATTCTTGAAGCAAGTGAAGACTATAAAGAGTTGATCGAAAGCAGTGCAAAAATTGATTCTGATAAAAAGACTCGCATAGCAGTTTCCCGTGATAATGCTTTTTGCTTTATGTATAAGGAAAACATTGAAATATTGGAAGATTTAGGATGTGAAGTGGTCTTTTTCAGCCCATTGGAAGATGGAGAGCTTCCTAAAGATATCTCTGGATTGTACTTATGTGGAGGTTATCCTGAATTATATGCGGGAGAATTGTCCAAAAACAGAAAATTATGTGATGAAATAAAGGATATCATAGAAAAGGGAATTCCTACAATAGCTGAATGTGGAGGTTTCATGTATTTGCATGATTCCATTGAGAATGTGCCTATGGTTGGATTCATCAAAGGCAATTGTATAAAGACAGATAAATTGCAAAGATTCGGTTATATTGAAATTACTGCTTTGGAAGATAATCTTTTATGCAAAAAGGATGATAGAATTAGAGTGCATGAATTCCATTATTATGATAGTGAAAACTGTGGGGAAAAGTTTATGGCTAAAAAGGCATCCAATGGTTTGGAATACCTTTGTTGTCATGGCTCTGACAGTCTTTATGCTGGGTTCCCACATATCTATCTTCCTGCAAATCCTGATTTTGCAAAGTCTTTTGTCAAAAATGCAAGGAATTGGAAAGGTTAA